acATCATGGTGATAATCGAAAAGAGAGTTATATTGTCCAAGGATTCCTGTACATAAGCAAATTCAATTGCCAAAATAAGAGAATGATCGCATAATATCGCTTCAAATACTTAGCAGCATGAAAATAAAGACAACCGATTCAGAATACCTCCTTCTTGACCATGACTTTTTTGCTAAGTACATTGCGAGATTGATTAGTCAGATTCGAGGCCATTGCGCTCCAAAACCCAGCCCTTAGAAACCATAAAGATAAAGTCAGGTACATCGAACAAAAATAAACGACTTAAACCACGCCGCTCCAACAGATGAGATAACAAGACGCAAAATCAAACATGAAGATCTCATGGAAAGTTAGGCTATATTCATTCTCCTACTCCCAAATCTTTAGTATTTTACTGAAGTTTCTCACCAATTAAAGGAAGCCTCTGTCATTGATGCAAGTGCAACTCCACCAACAATTGGTACAAGAGAAGAGACAACCCAGATAGTAGGCATCTGCAGGAGCCAAGACACAATTAAAATGAGAGACAGATATTAAATGCTACACCATGAATATCATTAGTCTTTCGAGATCACCAGAAATTATTAAACATGAACATTACATCTCAAGTTCAACAAGTAACCATATCACCTTAGCAAAGTAAATGGTTGCAGAAGATGATGAGCTTTACAACTCACAATAATATGGTGCATCATTCAGTAACCAAAAAACTACATCAGAAGtaaatttggaaagaaaggggaAGATTTATAAGTATTCGCACCTCCCCAAGAAACATAGCTGATAGAATAACTGAGAAAAATGGCTCCATGGCTTTGATGGTGTGAGTGAATGAAACAGCCACTTTTCCAAGACTCACATTGGTGAACAGATTTCCCATTGTGTGCACCACTGCAAGTGGCAAAATAGCCAACAGCTGTCACGGATCATGAAACAGAAGTAAGAATCCGTAAGATACATACGTAGAACAAAAAAAGTTCTCCAAAATGTGATTATAACTACCTGAGAGCGACTGAGTTTGGGCCTTTTATAGAGATTAAAAGTCCACATCACAATAACAAGCACAGACCCAACAGCAAATTGAGCCAGAGTGACATTGGAAGGGTAGTGGAACACCTTCAAGACCTGCAAGCGACAAGTAGTGTCCAACATCAATCCTACCGACCACCATGATTCCAATTGCTCAAGCAAACACCAGATCAGCATGGCAATCGCCGtgacttcattttttcaaagttgAATCCTCAGAGACAAACGTACAAGCACTCAGATTTTCTAAAGCATACTCAGAAAGAATGTCTTTTCAAGCAACACCGATAGTAGAAACACAGAACTAAACTAGAGGCATTGCTTCTGacaagcaaacatgatcttcagATTGTAAATTTCCCGAACAGCATCATGTCTAACAAACAAACAGCAATAAAAAATTGACTTAGGAAATAAaccaaagtctcaaaattcccGATTCCGACAATTGAAATACGTGGATTGACaatcagtaaaaagaaaaacacgaacACAACGCTGTCGAGGCCAAACGCATTTACATTGATCTCGCCACTCACCAGACACCTACCAAATCTCATGAATCCAAAGAACTTTGCATCCACGAATGAATCATTTCACACaccccaaaacaaaagaagagggggcaaaaaaaaaaacccacgagGGCTTCGAAAGAAGGTTCACCTGCTTGTTGTAAATGTTGAAGTAAATATTGAAGAGGTACCAGAGGCCGAACAGCAGTCCGAGCTCCATGGTCTTCCCCAACCCACCCGACTTCTCTCCTTCATCGGCGGTCTCGGGCACCGACGTCGCCCTGGCCTCGAAACCCCTCGCCTCGGGATCGAAGCCGAGGAGCGGCACTCCGCCCCACGGCCTCGAGGGAGGCGAGCCGAGGCACCACGATCGGCGGGGGAGCGAGGAGGCGGAGAGGCTCGGAATGGCGCTCGCAGGAGCCACATCACTGGCTctggaggagaaggagaaggaggaggaagaggaagaggaagaagcggAGAAGCGGATGGGATAGAGTCGGAGGCCGAAGGAGGGGCGTCGCCCGGAGGCCGGGGATCTGAGGGAGGGAGACGGAGGGGAGAGAGTGAACGCCGTGCTCTGCATTTCGGCAGAGATCTGAAGATGCGAATCGcagagcgagggagagagaagaaggcgTAGGCGGAGGAGGGAGCTTCGGCGACTCCGTCGAtgtagcgagagagagagagagagagaccgcaGGTGGCGCTCAGTTTTCGCTCTCTGTTTTATCGATCGGAAAGGCgagaaaggaaacagaaaacgggaaaaagaaaattaccttaaaaaaacagatgtttttttttttattcggacATTggggaaaccaaaaaaaaaaaaacacaaagataaAAGGGGGTTTTTCAGAAATTGCTTTCTAATTCTTTCTTTCATCGGACAATACGAAGATCTCGTGCTTGTTCCATGGCGGGTTGGTGGAAAAATTCTTTTCATTCGGCGGGCTCCTTCGCGCTAGATGAGACTCACACGATCCGATGATTATGTCAAAATGGGGTGATTTAAAGTCACCattctttttcaattaaaaaaaaaagtcaccattctttgacaaaaaaaaaatgccaccaCCGCTCGATCtgacccataaaaaaaatcagaatgcaTAATTGATGTGGTGGAGAATCGGTATATTAGCTATATTGAGGTAATCTTAATGGCTCTTTAAAGAAAGGTTTTATTTACAGGAAATTTTGGAGATGATTTTTGTATAGCCGGGAGAAATTTATCTGTTGCTAATTAATatcaagattttctttttccattttttggggtcaggtaattttttttttttttgggtgaaaagtCAGGTAATTGATAGATGGAGGTTggtggtctttttttttttttctatttttgcatttacacttatatatatattaatttattgttgTGGGGGGTTGATGGGAGGGCAGTTGAGGATGTGACTTCTTGGTGACAAGGAAGATGGAGGGAACTTCGTACTTAAAAACTAAAAGTCATATATATATTCCTTCCCAGGCTCATGGGCACGTGACCGGGGGTTTGAGCGGGCCGGGTCGGATGCTAAATCTTTCTTGCATAGTCATTGGGCTTGATCCAACTTGAACCGGCCCAAATATCCGGCCCTGCTTGCCGGTCTCGCAAAAAATGCGGTTCGGGTTTGATTAGCCCCGGGAAGCTCGATGGATCTCCTAAGCTTATGGATCAGAGCCCATGTGAATGCATGCAGCCATCTTTTGCCATCCTCAGAATCAGTAGATCCTCCTCATCCGTTCATGCGACCTTCGCACGCCAAACCTCGTGTTGCTGATTAATGCCGGATCCGCTCCCGGAATGCACATCGGAAATTGCACTCCTTCTTCATACACTGCAACGAGCGGTCCGGTGAGGTGTGATGCACCGCGACATGATCCCGGTTCGCCCAGCATGTGCTGTCTAATGTCTATGGCCGACGACCGAGACGGCGCGAATCACATGCATTTGCAACACGCCCTTGTCAGAAGAGAGCTTCTCAAGTAAAAAGCACGAGGCGGTCCACTTCCGTAGTGTACGAGAGTATACGAATTAGATGACTTCGAATCATATTGTATGTGTGGCGGCGGGGCGGGCTCATGCAGATGTTGGCATTGTAGATGCTCTTCACGAACTGATCTGGGCATTTGAAGACATGTCTTCCTGTTCCCGGACCGATTTAACGCCTTCGATCATCAGTGCGGTCAGGACGAACAAGCATCCAGACACCCTTCACTGATCTTTTTACACACATGACAAATGTCTAAATGGGAATAGCAAGAGATGGAAACTGCATCAATACTTGATTCTCTGCAGCTCATCCTGATGTTATTGATGAGCAATGAATTTCAGGACTAATCTGTGCTTTTGCAGCCTGTATTGTTGCTATTAAATTGAATTCCATTGTAAGCAGTTCACTCTTCGGTTTtagagtttagggttttcacCTTGAAAGTTTGCTAATTGTGTGAGAAATCAGTGGCCAAAACGCTGCTGAGGG
The genomic region above belongs to Rhodamnia argentea isolate NSW1041297 chromosome 6, ASM2092103v1, whole genome shotgun sequence and contains:
- the LOC115741572 gene encoding phosphoenolpyruvate/phosphate translocator 1, chloroplastic-like, with protein sequence MQSTAFTLSPPSPSLRSPASGRRPSFGLRLYPIRFSASSSSSSSSFSFSSRASDVAPASAIPSLSASSLPRRSWCLGSPPSRPWGGVPLLGFDPEARGFEARATSVPETADEGEKSGGLGKTMELGLLFGLWYLFNIYFNIYNKQVLKVFHYPSNVTLAQFAVGSVLVIVMWTFNLYKRPKLSRSQLLAILPLAVVHTMGNLFTNVSLGKVAVSFTHTIKAMEPFFSVILSAMFLGEMPTIWVVSSLVPIVGGVALASMTEASFNWAGFWSAMASNLTNQSRNVLSKKVMVKKEESLDNITLFSIITMMSFVLLFPVTYFTEGLKFTPAYLQSMAQQGFNVQQMLTRSFLAALCFHAYQQVSYMILQRVSPVTHSVGNCVKRVVVIVSSVLFFRSPVSPINSLGTGVALAGVFLYSRVKRIKPKPKTA